Within Flavobacteriales bacterium, the genomic segment ACGAAAAATAATAATTGAAAAATAAGTGCAGCCGCTAACAATGTATATAGCAAATAGGCGAAATAGTAGTAAATTCAACGGTTGTAGCCCGCTTCAACTTCATCTCGGTTTGATAGGTTTGAAGTCCGCAATCGCCTACTTGCCATATACTCACCGTTACCACACATTTAAAAACAAACGACAATGAAGAAATTAACAGTATTGACAATTTTAAGTCTTTTTGTATTCAACTTTACATTTGGACAAGACAGAGAAAAATATTCTGAACTGATAAAAACTGCTTGGAGCTTATATGAAAGCAAGGACTATTTGAAATCAGGGGAAAAGTATTCAGAAGCTTTTGTTGCTCTAGGTGGAAAAGGAATGGTAAATGACAGATACAATGCTGCTTGCTCTTGGTCCTTGGCAAATAAACCCGATTCTGCTTTTATTCAATTGTTCAAAATTGCAGAAAAAGGTAATTATACTAACTATGGGCACATAACAACAGACGCAGACCTAAATTCACTACACAGTGATGAACGGTGGTCAAAGGTAATTGAAATTGTAAAAGCTAATAAAAAGAAAGCAGAAGCCAACTTAGACAAACCATTAGTTGCAATACTTGATACAATTTATCAAGAAGACCAAAAATACCGACAGCAAATAAAGGGAATAGAGGAAAAATATGGTTGGGAATCTGATGAAATGAAAGCCCATTGGAAAATAATCAATGAGAAAGACTCAATTAACCTAATAAAAGTTAAGAAAATACTTGATGAACGTGGTTGGCTTGGAGCAGACATCATAGGAAACCAAGGAAATTCAACCTTATTCTTGGTAATACAACACTCTGACATTGAAACTCAAGAAAAGTATCTCCCAATGATGAGAGAAGCAGTAAGTAAAGGAAATGCAAGAGCAAGCAGTTTGGCACTTTTAGAAGATAGAGTAGCTTTAAGAAAAGGAGGAAAACAGATTTATGGTAGTCAAGTTGGAAGAGACCAAGAAACGGGAGAATACTATGTTTTACCTCTAGTTGACCCTGATAATGTTGACAAAAGACGAGCAGAAGTTGGACTTGGAACAATCCAAGATTACATTTCAAATTGGGGTATGACGTGGGATGTAGAAGAGTATAAAAAGAAATTGCCAGAAATTGAAGCGAAACAGAAAAAATAAAAAAACGTGTGGTAACATTGGCTATAATTCATTGTTACTTTGTGCTAAAACCAAAGTTTTATACATTTACTCGGCTTGATTTCCTAAGCGGAAAAGTCTAACGACATTTTCCACAACGAAATCATAGCCTAACCGTTACCAGCAAGCGTAGGACGATCGACACGACCACCAACAGACGAGCGCTACTCGGCAGACAATTTCGCTGTAACTTGACACAAACCGACCTGACTTTACCAACACTCAAGCCGACCCAAATGGGTTAAAAAATTTTCCCACCGCACATTTTTAAAAATAATTTTGGCCAACCGCACGTTGGCACATTTGCAAAACCGCACAAGCCGACACACATCCCAAGTTTTGCAAAAGAGCCAATCCCCCCACCCTTATAAGATTTTTATCGCTTTGAATATCAATGATGTAAAATATTCTCTAAAAAAATCTCAGAAATAATTTGTGTAGTTAGGATTCCTTACTATATTTGCGGTGGCAATAATGCCAAACAACAATAAAAACTTAAAAAAATGGCAAAATCAATTTTTTATCACGCAGGATGTCCTGTATGTGTGAGTGCAGAGCACGACATCGTTAACCTAATTGGTGCAACTAATGTAGAAATCGTTCACATTGGCGAAGACCGTAATCGAATTGCGGAAGCGGAAAAAGCAGGTGTTAAATCTGTTCCAGCTTTGTTAACACCAAACGGAAATGTTTTACACATCAATTTTGGTGCGTCTATGGCTGACGTAAAAGGTTAAAAAATTTTTTCTTACAAAGTTAGGAGTCCTTACCTATCTTAGGGCTTCTGACTTTATTTCAAATCTTTAAATTTTAAAAAAAATGAAACAAATATTTCTTCTTCTCGGACTTTCGCTTTTCGCAGTTCAAAGCTATGCTTGCGACAAATGCGGTAACTACAACAATGATGATTTCCAAATCAAAAAAGTAAGCGTAAAACA encodes:
- a CDS encoding thioredoxin family protein; translated protein: MAKSIFYHAGCPVCVSAEHDIVNLIGATNVEIVHIGEDRNRIAEAEKAGVKSVPALLTPNGNVLHINFGASMADVKG